The following is a genomic window from Bacteroidales bacterium.
ATGGTAATAATACCGCATATTTATCGTGCATCGCTTTCCAGTCAACACCATGCATGTTTGCTACATAGAAGAAGTCGCGCATCTGCCTCCAACATTCGTCATAGATCTGTTTCCATTCCGCCTGTTTATCTACAGTGATCTTCAGGCCACTCAGATCCACTTTCTCATCCAGGCTGATCCGGGAACCGGGTACATCGATCACCCAGCAGTCACTTCCCCTGCGGACAAGCATTTTATTCCCTTCCGAAGAAATAAGATAACTAACGCCTTGTCCTAACTCTGTTTCCTTCTGCTTTTCGAGATCATATGCATAAAATCCGGAAGAGCGGTTATAATAGAGTTTGTTATTCAGGTATTGCAGGTTCCAATAACGATCAGCCGGAACAGGCAATGTGAAGATCCGGTCGACCATTCCCGCCGTATCTATTTTGGTAAGAGCAGTCTCTTTTTTGGGAGCTGGATCTTCTTTTTTTCCTTTTTTCTTGTCGTCTGCTTTTTGTTCCTCTTTTTTTATTTTCACTTCGTCATTTACCGGAGCAAAGGGACTGGGCGTATCGTTGGACAATGTAACCGCATAGATACGGCTCATTTTCTGGTAAGCTGTATTCCATTCAACGTCGCTGTACATAGGGTTAAAATCCCGGTTAGATACAAAAAACAGATATTTTCCGTCGCGGCTAAAAGCCGGTGAGGATGATTTGTACCACAAGTCTGTTACAGCTGTTTTCCGGCCATCAGCAGTATTGTATAGCCATATACGGCCAAAACTGTTGTTGGCGGTTTCGGTATATACTACCCAGCGGCTGTCAGGCGACCAGGCAAACTGACTATATTCCCATTTGGAAGATTGTGCTATCTGGCTTACTTTTTTAGTGGCAATATCCACATACTGTAACCGCATTTTTTTGTCGTTCCATAATATTTTCTTACTATCCGGCGACCAGCTAATACCGAATTTATAGGTGTCGGCTCCCTGGGTCAGCTGAATAGCGGGTTCACTTCCATCCTGTTTCTGGATGTAAATTTCATATTCTCCGCTCCGGTCGCTCAGGTATGCCAGCCATTGTCCGTCCGGCGACCATTCAACCTCACGGTCGTGGGCTCCGGAAGAGTTGGTTAAATTACGGGTAATGCCCGATTTGGCAGGAACCGTAAAGATTTCTCCATGAGAACTTACGGCTAATCGTTTGCCATCAGGAGAGATCGATACCGAACGTATTTCCCTGGAAACATCCTTCAGTTGATTGCGCCCGGCATATCCGTCATCATTGATCCGTATGTTGATTTTGTCTGAGCGGCGGGTTTTGACATCAAAAGAGTAAATATCGCCTCCGTTTTCATAGACGATCCGATTGTCTCCGGCCGATGGGAACTTTATATCATATAATGTATGATTGGTTACCTTATCGGTTTGCTGTGTTTTGACATTGTATACAAAAAGATTGGCAGTACGGTCTCTTTCTGATACAAAAAATACCTCATCGCCAAACCACATAGGAAAAATATCCTGTGCATCATTCTCTGTAATATTTTTGGTTTCTTTGGTCGCAAAATCATAGATCCAGATATCATCGGCCATTCCACCCTTATAATATTTCCAGGTACGGAATTCCCGGAATACACGGTTGAAAGCCAGTTTACTGCCATCTGCAGAAAAAGAACACCAACTTCCTGTAGGTAACGGAAGTTCGGTAGACATTCCTCCGGCAGAAGGAACGGAAAATAACTGGCCTACAAAAGCATTAAATGATTGCTTGCGCGAACGATAGATCACATTTTTTCCATCCGGAGTCCATCCCATGACGATATTGTTGGGACCCATACGGTCTGAGACATCATCCCGTGACAAGGTGGCCGTGTACGTTAATCGCCTGGGCTCGCCTCCTGTCGCCGGCATCACATATACTTCCGTATTTCCGTCATAATTAGCGGTAAAAGCAATTTGTGATCCGTCGGGAGAGAACCGGGCAAACATTTCAAAACCCGGTGCATTGGTCAATTTTCTGGCTTCCCCTCCGGAAGTACCGGCCGTATACAAGTCTCCGGCATAAGTAAATACCAGCTGATTTCCATGAATGGCAGGAAAACGAAGTAAACGGGTTTCCTGTTGTGCCTGAACCCGAACAAGCAAACAAACAAATAGAACAATCAATAATGTCTTTTTCATGAGTAATATAATGTATATGATATATGAAAATATGGATACAAATATAGTGAAAGGTGAGAGCAATTGTAGAAAGTTTGTTTCGAAAAATTGCCGAACCGCATCCTATATTCTACAAATATAGTGAAAGTCGAGAGGCAAAATCAAGCTTGCTTGAAATTTTGTCCAAGGCGCATCCTATATTCTACAAATATAGTGAAAAAATAATATAGATTACCGCAAAAGAAATGAAACAAACCTCGGTATTACTATTTCTGATCTTACACTGATTTACCCTTCATAAACTCTTCAAAGAAAGTATCCCGATAAAAATTCCCGATAGCGATTTCATGATTTTTGATGAAAACATCGTTGTTGTCAAAGGAATCGATATGGTTTTTATTGACGATATATGACCTGTTAATTCGCAGGAATGTATTCTTAGGGAGCAGGTCATGTATATTTTTCACATTCATGCGGGTAATGATGCGTTGCTCGTTCATTTGGATAATTACATAGTCTTTCAGCCCTTCGATAAAAAGGATATCTTTCAGGTTTACTTTGAAAAAACGCCTGTCGGATTTGACAAAGATACATTCACCTTCTACATTCTCCACACTCTTTTTTTCCTCGTCCAATAAGAGTGAATGGTAAGTAATAGCCTTATCCACTGCTTTACGGAATTTAGCAGCATCAATCGGTTTTACCAGATAGTCGATAGCGTCGACCTCGTAACTGTCAAGCGCATACTCCGAATAAGCCGTTGTAAAAATGATCAGTGTATGTTTCGGTATGCTCCGTGCAAACTCTATCCCGTTTATCCCAGGCATCTGAATGTCCAGAAATATTAAATCGACATCTGTTGTTTGTATATATTGGGAAGCCGTTTCCGCACTGTTGAAACTATCTAACAGTTCCAGTTGAGAGATCTGGTCGACTAATCTCTTTATTCCTTTGCGAGCAATCGGCTCGTCGTCTACTATAATGCATTTCATAAATTTAATTCTAATTTTACTGTGTAGGTTGTCTCTGTTTCTGCTACATCCAACACATAGTTATTCTTAAATAATAAATCCAAACGGCGTTTGATATTTGTCAATCCCAATCCGCCTGCATCCCGTTTTACAGGTTTCACCGGCTTTGAATTCTCACATTCAAAAAATAAACAACCATTTTTCATTCGGAATATGAGGTGCACATACGATCTGTTTGTATCGAGATTGTGTTTTACGGCATTCTCCACAAACGGGATAAAGAGTAACGGCGGTACTTCCACACCGTCAATACTTCCTTCTATATCAACCGTATATTCAAAATAGTCGCGGCGGACTTTCTCCAAATCAAGAAAATCGGAGAGGAAAGTAATATCGGCTTTCAAAGAAACGTTGTCCTGTATACTATCATTGAACTGATACTGTAACATATCATCCAGCTTATCCAATATATGCGAAGCCATTTTAGGGTCTTCATCCACCATGATATTGGCATTATTGATCATATTAAACAGGAAATGCGGATTGATCTGACTTTTGAGAAAGCTTAGTTCCGATTGGAATGTGGCGATCTGCAGGTTGTTTATATTCCGGTTACTTATTATCCATTGCTTAAATAACAGGAGTGTCGAAATTCCTCCCAGAAAAAGGAATATGGTACACATAGAGGATGCAATGCTCAGAAAAATGGCTATGCCGGAGGGTTGCTGATGGGTTACTGCTATAT
Proteins encoded in this region:
- a CDS encoding PDZ domain-containing protein, producing the protein MKKTLLIVLFVCLLVRVQAQQETRLLRFPAIHGNQLVFTYAGDLYTAGTSGGEARKLTNAPGFEMFARFSPDGSQIAFTANYDGNTEVYVMPATGGEPRRLTYTATLSRDDVSDRMGPNNIVMGWTPDGKNVIYRSRKQSFNAFVGQLFSVPSAGGMSTELPLPTGSWCSFSADGSKLAFNRVFREFRTWKYYKGGMADDIWIYDFATKETKNITENDAQDIFPMWFGDEVFFVSERDRTANLFVYNVKTQQTDKVTNHTLYDIKFPSAGDNRIVYENGGDIYSFDVKTRRSDKINIRINDDGYAGRNQLKDVSREIRSVSISPDGKRLAVSSHGEIFTVPAKSGITRNLTNSSGAHDREVEWSPDGQWLAYLSDRSGEYEIYIQKQDGSEPAIQLTQGADTYKFGISWSPDSKKILWNDKKMRLQYVDIATKKVSQIAQSSKWEYSQFAWSPDSRWVVYTETANNSFGRIWLYNTADGRKTAVTDLWYKSSSPAFSRDGKYLFFVSNRDFNPMYSDVEWNTAYQKMSRIYAVTLSNDTPSPFAPVNDEVKIKKEEQKADDKKKGKKEDPAPKKETALTKIDTAGMVDRIFTLPVPADRYWNLQYLNNKLYYNRSSGFYAYDLEKQKETELGQGVSYLISSEGNKMLVRRGSDCWVIDVPGSRISLDEKVDLSGLKITVDKQAEWKQIYDECWRQMRDFFYVANMHGVDWKAMHDKYAVLLPFAKTKDDVNYLIGEMIGELNVGHAYINGGERIQAPKIPMGLLGAKISKDGSGFFRIDSILEGANWSRSLRSPLTEMGVNAKAGEFIVAVNGQSLADVSDIYQCLVGMADRQVELQLNSRPALSGSRKVIVIPVDNESNLYYYNWVQNNIRKVSQATNGQVGYIHVPDMGADGLNEFVKYFYPQLDKKALIIDDRGNGGGNVSPMIIERLSREVTRANMARNVMVPSQTPAQMMIGPKVLLINQYSASDGDLFPYAFKKHQLGKVVGTRSWGGVVGIRGSLPFVDGTDLRKPEYASYSSDVSEWIIEGYGVDPDIVIDNDPAREYAGMDEQLNKAIEVILEELKSYTPLPSIPSPPDKSK
- a CDS encoding LytTR family DNA-binding domain-containing protein, yielding MKCIIVDDEPIARKGIKRLVDQISQLELLDSFNSAETASQYIQTTDVDLIFLDIQMPGINGIEFARSIPKHTLIIFTTAYSEYALDSYEVDAIDYLVKPIDAAKFRKAVDKAITYHSLLLDEEKKSVENVEGECIFVKSDRRFFKVNLKDILFIEGLKDYVIIQMNEQRIITRMNVKNIHDLLPKNTFLRINRSYIVNKNHIDSFDNNDVFIKNHEIAIGNFYRDTFFEEFMKGKSV
- a CDS encoding histidine kinase; amino-acid sequence: MMGLKRHKNGISSFFIDDKYHVHRHILLQVVILAISVSIFFDAPDKLNISLNRFYGWISYFLFLNMLVYVNTYVLFPRFLAKNKVFAYIISVVLFTIFALFLIVILQELFYDIAVTHQQPSGIAIFLSIASSMCTIFLFLGGISTLLLFKQWIISNRNINNLQIATFQSELSFLKSQINPHFLFNMINNANIMVDEDPKMASHILDKLDDMLQYQFNDSIQDNVSLKADITFLSDFLDLEKVRRDYFEYTVDIEGSIDGVEVPPLLFIPFVENAVKHNLDTNRSYVHLIFRMKNGCLFFECENSKPVKPVKRDAGGLGLTNIKRRLDLLFKNNYVLDVAETETTYTVKLELNL